The genomic stretch CCGGAGGGCGGGTGGAGGGACTCGCCGACGCAGCTGGCGGCGTACGCGATGGCGACTAAGCGGGTAAAGCTGGGGACGGGGATACTGCCGGTGTTCTCCCGGACGCCGACGCTGATGGCGATGACGGCGTCGAGCCTGGACATGATATCGGGCCATCGATTTGCGCTGGGGCTGGGGGTGGGACACAGGGGAATGGCGGAGGATGGGCACGGGGTGGCCTTCGAGAAGCCGATGACGCGTATGCGGGAGACGGTGGAGATAGTGCGTCGGCTATTAAAGGGCGAGACGGTGGCGTATAAAGGAAAGGTCTTCGATGTGAAACGAGGGAGCCTGGGCTATCCGCAATCATTCCCGGTGCCGATTTATATCGCGGCGCTGGGGCCGCAGATGCTGGAGGTGGCGGGAGAAGTAGCGGACGGAGTGTTGATGAACTGGGCGTCGCCGTCGTCGATAGGGGAGGCGCTGACACATCTGGAGGTGGGGGCCACGAGGGCGGGCCGCCGCGTACAGGACATAGACGTGGGGTGTTATATAAGGACGGCGGTGGTGTCGGACGTGGAGTCGGTAAGGGGGCCGTTGAAGCAGCAGATACTACGCTACGCGGGTATGGAGTACTATCGGAACTTCTTCGCTAAGACGGGGTTTGCGGACGAGGTGCAGGCGAT from SAR202 cluster bacterium encodes the following:
- a CDS encoding LLM class flavin-dependent oxidoreductase is translated as MKTMDRRGKRMARLGVRLDPNPQFTSEDSIDLAVLAERKGYEMVWAPEGGWRDSPTQLAAYAMATKRVKLGTGILPVFSRTPTLMAMTASSLDMISGHRFALGLGVGHRGMAEDGHGVAFEKPMTRMRETVEIVRRLLKGETVAYKGKVFDVKRGSLGYPQSFPVPIYIAALGPQMLEVAGEVADGVLMNWASPSSIGEALTHLEVGATRAGRRVQDIDVGCYIRTAVVSDVESVRGPLKQQILRYAGMEYYRNFFAKTGFADEVQAIGRYLREGKTEKALESISEEMQRGLAVFGDAEYCKGEIEKRRRLGVKMPVVAPFAVGDAKGSYKRTVEAFGG